The DNA sequence GCTTTTTAAGTTTCCGTAAAATCCCAAAGATTTGATTTACTTTGCATTTTTGCTCCGATACAATGAAAATGATGAAAGAAAATAGCAAAAAATATGTGCCGAATTTGTCGGAATTTCATAAGCGGCACCTTCGCAAATCGGAAAGCTTTAAATAGGTCATGCCGATTTGCAATATCCATGTACAGCAAGCATAATAGAAGACGCGCAAGAATCAACGTAAGTACGACTTTTCCGCTTGATTCAGAACCAGTAAAGGACGATCCTATATGATAAAAACACGTTGCTCAACCGGCAAGTCGCACGGCAAAATCATCCTGATGGGTGAACATGCCGTCGTCCACGGGGAGCCATCCATCGCACTGCCCTTCCCGGCAGTCGAAATGACCGCAACCGTATGCGAAGCGGACGGTCCCTTGACCATTGATTGCTCCTATTATAACGGCATCGCTGCAGAAATGCCGGAAATCCTGGAAAGCATGCGGACCGCCATCCAATCGGCTTTGGCTGAACTGCAGGTTTCAAGCGATAACCTGGCGATTTCGCTCGCGAGCACCATCCCTGCGGAAAGAGGCATGGGTTCCAGCGCTGCCGTTTCAGTGGCTTTGACCCGTGCCCTTTTCGCCTATTTCGGCAAACCGTTGGACCAAGACACCTTGCTCCGGCTCGTCAACATATCCGAAATGGTCGCACACGGCAACCCCAGCGGACTGGACGCAGCCACGGCAAGCGGTGACAATCCGCTCTTCTACATCAAAGGCCAGCCTTTCGAAGCTTTCCCGCTCAACCTGAAGGCCTACATGATTGTCGGAGATACCGGCGTGACCGGGCAAACCAAGGAAGCCGTAGCCAGCATCGCTGCGAAACTGAATGGGGAAAATCCGCAACCGTACCGGGATGCCATCACCCGTTTGGGCAGTTTTGCCCAATCAGCAAAATCCGCAATCGAAGCGAATGACCCGCCACAATTGGGGCAATTGATGAACCAGGCCCATGAAGTGTTGTCTTTTCTGGAAGTATCCAGCCCTGACCTGGACAGGCTCGTTTCAGAAGCCCGGTCTGCAGGAGCATTGGGCGCCAAATTGACGGGCGGCGGACGCGGCGGTTGCATGATCGCTTTGGCCGATACCCGCTCTGAAGCGGAAAGAATAGAAGCAGCTATACGCCAGGCCGGTGCAATCCGGACTTGGATCTACCTAATGGGAGGAACTGAAAATGCCTAATAAAGCTTATGTCCGTGCGCATACCAACATCGCGCTGATCAAATATTGGGGGAAGCGGGACGAAACCTACTTTCTGCCTATGAACAGCAGCCTTTCCATGACCTTGGACAAACTCTACACGGATACGATGGTCGTCTTCGATGAAGCCTTCCAGCAGGATTCCTTCTGGCTGAACGGCGAGAAGCAAGGCGAAAAAGAGACGCAAAAAATCTCCAAATTCCTTGATCTGTTCCGTGAAGAAAAAAAGACAGCCATGCGGGCACACGTCGAAAGCATCAACCATGTCCCTACTGCAGCCGGCTTGGCATCCTCCGCCTCCGCCTTCGCCGCTTTGGCAGGAGCTGCCAACTTGGCTTTGGGCCTTGATTTGGATCCCCAGCGCCTCTCGACTTTCGCAAGACGCGGCAGCGGCAGTGCAACGCGCAGCATCTACGGCGGTTTTGTGGAGTGGGATATGGGGACTTGTTCAGACGATTCCTTCGCAGTACCGGTCGACGATGCCGGCTGGGATATCGGCATGGTCATCGTGGCCGTCAACCAGCAAGCCAAGGAAGTCTCCAGCCGCATCGGCATGAAACGAACGGTCGAGACTTCGCCCTTCTATCCAGCTTGGGTGGAATCAGCGAAAAAAGATATCCAGGACATCAAAGCAGCCATCACCGCGAAGGATTTCATCCGTTTGGGCGAAATCACCGAAGCGAACGGCATGAAGATGCACGGGACGATGTTGGGGGCGGAACCGCCTTTTTCCTATTGGGAACCGGACAGCATCGTCGCCATCAAGACCGCACAGGCTTTGCGCAAACAAGGCATTCCCTGTTATGTCACGATGGATGCCGGTCCGAATGTGAAGGTGCTGTGCCGCCTTTCGCAAGCCGAAACGATAAAAGAAGCGTTGTTGGAACATTTCACAGAGGATAAATTGATCATCACCAAGCCCGGCAAAGGCATCCGGGAATTGACTGCAGCCGAACGCGCTGTCTACAATTGGAACGACTAACAGGAACAGAGAGGGTTGAATTCATGACTGTAACAGAAGCAAGTGCTCCGGGCAAATTGTTCATCGCCGGAGAATACGCGGTAGTGACGCCTGGCCACCCATCGATTTTGGTCGCTTTGGATCAGTTCATCACCGTATCTTTGGAGGAAGCCGATACGACCGGGACGATCCGATCGGCGCAGTATGGCGGTTTGCCGATTCCTTGGACCCGCGAAGAGGATCAGTTGGTCATCGACCAGCGCGAAAATCCTTTCCTCTACATCACCGAGGCGGTCAAGGTGACGGAACGCTACATCAAAGAGTCCGGGATTCCGTTATCCTATTTCCATCTGTCCGTGAAGAGCGAGTTGGACAACGCCAGCGGTAAAAAATACGGACTGGGATCGAGCGGTGCGGTGACGGTCGCGACCATCAAAGCGTTGCTGAAATTTTATGCGATCGATCCGGAATTCGAATTGGTCTACAAATTGGCCGCTTTGGCGCATCTGTCCGTCAAAAGCAACGGTTCCTTCGGCGACATCGCCGCGAGCACCTACGGCGGCTGGATCGCCTATGCCTGTTTCGACAGGGAATGGGTAATGCAGAAGGCAAACGAGCTGACGCTCACCGAGTTGTTAAAGACAGCATGGCCGCAATTGATGATCCGGCCATTGACACCACCAGCCAATCTGCGGTTGGTGATCGGCTGGACCGGCTCGCCGGCTTCGACCACCCATCTCGTCGATCGCGTCAATGATGTCCGCGGAGGCATCGACGATTTTTACAAGACATTCCTGGAAGCCAGCAAAAAATGCGTAAACGCTATGATCGCAGCTTTCGAACGTAACGATCTGCAGGCGATTCAGGCAGGCATCCGCGAGAACCGCTTGCTGCTGCAGCAATTGACAACGCACACCGGCGTCGTCATCGAGACACCACCGTTGACACAATTATGCGATTTGGCCGAGAAAAATCTCGGCGCGGCAAAATCATCGGGTGCCGGCGGAGGGGACTGCGGCATCGTCATCATCGACAGGCAATCGGGCATCATCCCCTTGATTTCGGAATGGGAAAAAGTCGGGATCATGAACTTGCCGCTGCATGTCTTCAAGTACATACGCACCGCGGCACCCATCGAATGGAAAGGAGCTTCCGAATGACGCTTGATTCAAACAGAAAAGACCAGCACGTCGATCTGGCCGAAAAACAATATGAGCCAGCCGTTCTGTCCGATTTCGGGAAGATGCGCTTCGTCCATCACTCGCTGCCCAATCTGAAAGTGGCGGACATTTCGCTGCAGACGGAGATGGCCGGGATGACCCTGGCTGCGCCCTTCTACATCAACGGCATGACCGGCGGCAGCGAGCGGACCAAACAGATCAATGCCGATCTGGCGACTGTCGCAAAAATGACCGGCTTGGCGATGGCTTCCGGCTCCGTCAGCGCGGCGTTGAAGGATCCCAGCGTGAGCGACAGCTTTTCCATTATCCGCAAGGTGAACCCGAACGGAAGGATATTCGCCAATATCGGAGCGCACCATTCGCTCGAGAATGCCAAGCGCGCCGTGGCTATTCTCGAGGCCGATGCTCTGCAGATCCACATCAACGCGCCCCAGGAAATGATCATGCCCGAAGGCGACCGTGATTTCACGATGTGGCTGCGCCAGATCGAGGAAATCACTGCGCATGTCGGCGTCCCTGTCATCGTGAAGGAAGTCGGTTTCGGTATGAGCCGGGAAACGATCGGACAGCTGATTGACGTTGGTGTCCATACCATTGATGTCTCCGGCAAAGGGGGCACGAACTTTGCAGCGATCGAAAACGCAAGGCGGACGGCAATCGCCTATGACGAGCTGGAAAACTGGGGCCAATCGACTTTGATTTCGCTGTTGGAGGCTGATGTTCACCGCGGAAAGGCGGAATTCCTCGCATCCGGCGGCATCAAAACACCGTTGGACATCGTCAAGGCGCTGAGCTTGGGTGCAAAAGCAGCCGGACTTTCCGGCCAGTTCCTGCATATGGTCCTGAGCGATGGTCCAGAGCAGACGGCGGAAACGATCGAAGCCTGGAAGCAACAGATCACGACAGTGATGGCCATTCTGGGCAAAACGTCGGTTGCCGACTTGACCCGGACGGATCTCATCTTCCAACGGGACATCCTCGACTGGTGCGACATGCGCGGGATCGACTGCCGTCAGTACGCCAATCGTTCTGTGAAGCAGTAATTTAAAATATAAGAAGCGCGCCAGCGGCCGGTATCATTCTACCGGTCGTTGGCGCGCTTTTTTGCGGGTGTTGCTGCTTGGGTTCATATGAAGGCGGGATTGCTGTCGGCTGTTGTTTTGGATTTGCGGACGAACAAATGACAGGTCATCGCTGCGTCGGCTGTTCGCGACAACGCTAGATACGTTCAGTCAACACATTCGATATGTGCCGGCTGTTCGCAGCAACACATAATCTGTTCAACCGACATATCCGCCTTGTTCTTGTTCCGCATCCGGTAAGCTCAGCGACCGCCTAACTAGCGCCACGCCAAAAAAAGAGGCCCATCCGCAATCGGATAAGCCTCTCCCCTAAACAATTATTATTCAGCCAATTCCACAAACACCGCATCGGCTTTGACTTCTTCCGGAATCGTCAAGCCCAGTTCGTCCACTTTGGCTTGGTTGATGTAGACGGAATTCTCTTTCACCAGTTGGACCGGATAAGTCGCCGGATCTGCGCCCTTCAGGATGTCGATCGCGATTTGACCGATCTGGGTGCCCATGCCGTATTGGCTTGGCGCGAAGGTTGCAACGCCGCCGTCCTTCACCATCGTGTCGGCAGCCGGGAAAACCGGGATACCGAACGCATCGGCTGCATCCACCAAAGTCGCCATTCCGCTCGCGATGACATTGTCATTCGGCACATAGATCGCGTCCACCTCTTTGGCAAGACTTTCAGCGGCTTGCGCGATATCGTTCGTGGTGGTGATCGTTTTCGTCACAACTTCAAATCCGAGATCCGCTGCCGCTTGCTCAGCGCGTTGGCCGGAGATGATCGCATTGTCTTCGGCAGTCGTGTACATGACACCAATTGTTGTGGCATCCGGCAAGAATTGCTTGATCAAAGCCATCTGCTCATCGGATGGTGTCCGGTTCGACAACCCCGTTGCATTGCTGCCGGGAACTTCCAAGGATTCGACCAAACCGGCGCCGACCGGGTCCTGGACCGCGCCAAGGATCACCGGAATCTCATCGGAAGCATTCTTCAACGCTTGAGCGGCTGGCGTCGCGACGCCGATCATGATGTCCGCATCATGGCTGACGAAGCTTTCGGCGATCGATTTCATGTTAGCCTGATCCCCCTGCGCATTCTGGAAATCGATGGTGGCATTCTCGCCGTCGACATAGCCGGCCGCCGCCAACTCATCCAGGATGCCTTCCGTGATCTGATCCAAGGCCGGATGCGTCGTCAGCTGCAGGATACCGATATAAACCTGCTCCTGTTCGCTTTCCGTCGTCGCAGCTGAAGAGTCGCTTTCCGAAGCGGTATTACCGCAAGCAGCCAATAACCCGATCGCCAATACCGAACTCATTCGCAACATGTTTTTCATCCCATTATTCATCATCATTATTCCTCCATTTTTTAAATTTGATTTTTCTGCACATGACACTCCGGATCAGAAACGCGTTTTTGGATGCAAAAAAACCGCAGAGACCCTAATAGTCTTTGCGGTAATGGTTTCCTGAATAAGTAAAAGAAGGAAAAATCCGCATAGACGCTAATCCAGACTAAATCTGAGGTTGCATCTATGGACAGTCCTGTCACACGATCAACCTACACTATGCGGCTTTGCCAGCTTTTTCCATTCGTTGCTGTTACACGCGTGATCGTTTGCATCGCGACTGCCTCCTCTTCCCTTGGGTATGCATTCATCATAATCAACAAACAAAAGCATGTCAACAGAATAATGAAAATACGATGGCAAAAACATTAAAAATAAGCGAAAGAACTCAAAGTGCCCACACCATCAGGCTGATCCCTACGATGCCGACGATGACGGAGAGAATCATGTTTTTCGAATAATAAGCCACCGCAGCTGTCACAAGCGACGGCAATAGTTTGGCATTCTCCATTGCATTCAAGGAAACATTTCCCTCCCAGAAAAAAATATCCGAAGCGATCAATGCCGAAAAGATGGAAACCGGCAGAAAGCTCATCCATTTCTGGAACCAGATCGGAATCCGCGCGTTCTTCAGGGCGACAATCGGGAGCCATCTGGGCAAAAAAGTCACCAATCCGCCCCCAAGAATGAGCCACAACGCTTTATCATCCACGCAAAATCCCCTCCTTATCGTCTTTTTTGTTCTGCAGATAGAGCCCGAACCCGGAAGCCAAGATCGAAGTCAGGACGATGGCGATGTTATGGCGCAGCAAGTTCATTAATAGGACCGCCGCGATGCCGGAAAATACCGCTGTCCAGAATACGATGCGGTTCTCGATCTGGGAAATGAGCAGGAAGATGAACATCGCAATCAGGATGTAGTTCATCACAACCGGCGACAAAGCGATGCTCTTGCCGGCCATCGCGCCAATCCCCGTGCTCAAAATCCAAGTTGAATAGGCCGTTATATTCGCGGCCATCGCTTTCGTCGGATTCCACATGCCATCGGTTTTGAAATACAGCGTGTTGACGGCGAACGATTCATCGGTGATCGTCTGCGCAAAGAACACGCCGAAAGCCGTGCTCTTCTCGCGGATCCGTTGGGCCAGGCTGGAACTCATCAAAAGATGCCTCAGATTGATGAAAAAGATCATGATCACCATTTCCAACAAGCCTGCCCCCGCCACCGTCATCGAAGCGACCATGAACTGCGCAGCGCCCCCGTAGATGAGCAGGCTCATCAGCATGACCGCCAGCCAATGATAGCCGGCTTGCTGCAGCAGAACCCCGCAGGCCAAGCCCATCGGTATGTAGCCAAAACAAACCGGATAGATGGCTTTCATCCCAGCCAGCCATTCTTTTTTCGACATATTGTCCCTCCTCTAATCAAAAAATCATAATATCTTCCATTTTATCACATGCTGACGGAAGAATCGGGAGGATTCTGCATATTTTCAGAAAATCGTCATTTCCTTTTACAGAAAACGGCCCGTGCATTAGAATAGAAGAAATGCTCTATTTTGAAAGGGGGGACTGCTGTGTATGCGATCAGCACATTGGAAATAACGATGCGCTTGCTTGCGGCGGTATTTGTCGGTGGCATCATCGGCTATGAACGCGAAGAGAATCGCCAAGCGGCAGGTCTGCGGACGAACATCATCGTTTCCGTTTCCGCCTGCCTCATCACCTTGATCCAGCTCGAAATTGGTTATTACAGCCTGAACCTGGCGATCGCCAATCCGGATGTGGCCTCCAGCATCACGGTCGATTTCACCCGCATCATCGCCCAGATCGTCAGCGGAATCGGGTTTCTGGGCGCCGGAACGATCCTCATCACCAAACGGGACACGGTCACTGGCCTGACATCGGCAGCAACAATCTGGACGGTCGCCGGCCTCGGGATTGCCGTCGGGATGGGTTATTATTTTCTTTCTTTCATCGGCTGTCTGATCCTATACATCGTTCTGCACATCATCAAAAAAATCAGGACTTCCATAGGCGGTCTGCATGTGGAGATCCGATACCGCCATCAGGACTTGAAAAAAGCGATCGAATTGTTCCTTTCCGAAAACAACATCGAGACTTCGGACATGAAGTTTTTGATCGAGAATCCGGAAACCGAGCAGCCGAACTACATCGTCATCTACGGGATCGATTTGCCGCATTACTACAAGAAAAAGGATCTGGTGAACGATCTGATGAGCATGAGCAAGGACATCACGAAAGTAACCTTCGACCAATAGTGAGGGGCGAATATCCGCCGGTTTATCAGCCGGAACGCGTTTCGGTTGCTTCTTTTCATTTATATTGCAATTTATTTACAGAGCCGCCCTGCTCCGGTGAACGCAGGCTTCGACGGAGTTCACTACACAATCTGCTTGTGTCCTCCGATAGGGCAGGCTTTATCGGAGGTGCGGCTACTCATTACCGGCTACCTCCGGCGGATGGCCCGTTCGCCGGAGCTGGACACGGTGAACGGCGCCCTTCTCCGTCCAGCAAGCAAACAAAAAGAAGGCCATCCCTTGTTAGGGACAGCCATCTAATCAGTCTGTGATGACGCCGTGTATCAGCGTGATTTCTTTTCGTTCTTCACCTATGGAATAGGCTTCCTGGATCAGCTTTTCGGTCGGACCGAAATCTGCTTTGTTGGCGAACATCCTGACGATCGCTTCGCCCTTTTGGACCGGATCGCCGACTTTCTTCAGGATCTTCAATCCGGCCGCCAGATCGATCGTGCTTTCTTTCGTGGCGCGCCCTGCCCCCAGCAGCATCGCGGCCACGCCGATATCATCGGCAACGATTTCCGTTACGTACCCCGACTCCTCAGCCAAAACTTCTTTTTGGAACGAGGCTTGCGGCATCAATGAATAATCATCTACGACTGCGGGGTTCCCGCCTTGGGAAGCAATGAAAACTATGAATTTCTCCAACGCTTTGCCGTTGCGGAGGTTCTCGGTTACCAATTCGCGGGCTTCAGCCAAATCAGCCGTTTTTCCGCCCAGATAGACCATCTGGCTTCCCAATTCGATGCAGAGCGCCTCCAAATCTTTCGGCCCGTTGCCCTTCAATGTTTCAATCGCCACTTCAACTTCCAAGGCGTTCCCGACCGCCACACCCAAAGGCTGGCTCATGTCGGAAATGATCGCCATTGTTTTGCGGCCGGCCAGATTGCCGATTTTGACCATTGCGTGGGCAAGTGCCCGCGCATCTTCTTCCGTCTTCATGAACGCGCCGGCTCCGGTTTTCACATCGAGCACAATCGCATCCGCACCGGCTGCGATTTTTTTGCACATGATCGAACTTGCGATCAACGGCAATGAGTTCACGGTTCCGGTCACATCCCGCAGCGCATACAATTTTTTGTCCGCCGGGCAGAGATTGCCGGATTGGCCGATGACAGCGACTTTATTTTCATTCACGATGGACGCGAATGTCGCTTCATCGATCTCCACATGGAAGCCGGGGATCGATTCCAATTTATCCAGCGTGCCGCCTGTATGGCCCAAGCCGCGTCCGCTCATTTTTGCCACCGGCACACCGCAGCTGGCGACCAATGGAGCCAAAACCAACGTCGTCGTGTCGCCGACACCACCGGTTGAATGTTTGTCGACTTTGATGCCCGCGATGGCGGAAAGATCGATCTGATCGCCGGATTCAGCCATAGCCATCGTCAATTCCATCCGTTCCTCATCGGTCATGTCCTGAAAAAAGACAGCCATCGCCCAAGCGCTCATCTGATAATCGGGGATCGATCCGTCCGTGTAGCCCTCGATGATGAAACGGATCTCTTCTTTCGTCAATGCTTTGCCTTCTTGTTTCTTGATAATTAAATCTACCATTCTCATAGGTTGTTCCTCCATTTGAATCCGACTTTTTTGCCTATCAAGCACAATGCAAAACGTTTTTTGTACTTAAGCTGGAACTTATCTTTTCGCTTCGATGACTTTCACGCCGTCTTTTGTCCCGACCAAAACGGTATCCACACAATCCAGGAACAAACCATGTTCCACGACGCCGGTCAGATGGATCAGTTCCTCGGCAAGTGCCTTCGGATCCAAAATTTCGCCAAGATGCAGATCGATGATGTTATTCTTCTCATCGGTCAAATAGTAGTCCCCGTTTGTCGTCTTGCGGAATTCCGGATTGTAGCCTCTTTCATTGAATTTATTGAACAGTTGGATCGATCCGTAGCAGACGACTTCCACCGGCAGCGGGAAGGCTCCCAGATGTTTCACCATTTTGCTTTCATCGACGATCCAGATGACTTTCTTGGAATTATCGGCAACGATTTTTTCGAACAGCAAAGCGCCGCCGCCGCCCTTGATCCCTTGGAAATCTTCGCTGATTTCATCGGCTCCGTCCACGGTGATGTCGATGCAGCTCACTTCATCGACACTCTTTAAGGGAATCCCTAGCGACTCAGCCAATTCCTTCGTTTGGATCGAAGTTGTCACCCCAGTGATATTCAATCCTTCCTCGTTCACACGTCTACCGATTTCCTTGACAAAATAATAAGCAGTCGAGCCTGTCCCCAGACCTACTGTCATACCGTCTTTGATGTATTCTGCAGCTTTTAATCCAACCAGTTCTTTTAGTTCCATTTTCTCACGCGTTCCTTTCAGGATGATGAGGTCATTATATCATAAGGAAAGGAAGCGTTACTATGCTTGTCAGCGGATACTCCATTATAATGCCATTAAAATCCGATAAAAAAGCAAGTATGTGTTCTGTCATTCAGGCAACCTTTTCGCTATAATGAGATGCAAGCTTCCATGAACAACAAGGAAAGGGGATCGGCATGAGCCACACATTCAGAAGCATTTTCGATATCATCGGTCCGGTGATGGTCGGGCCTTCCAGTTCGCATACTGCAGGCGCCCTGGCGTTGGGGAAAGCGGCGGCGCAGCTGTTCGAGGTCAAGCCGAAAAAGGTCACAATCCATTACTATGAGTCGTTCGCGGATACCCATCTCGGACACGGCACCGATTTTGCCATCCTCGGCGGCATCCTCGGCTTTGCGGCGGATGATCCGATGATTCCGCAATCCCTGAAGATGGCCGAATCCCAAAAGATAGCCGTGACCTTCATCGAAGAGATCGGCGACTCTCCCGTCGGCCACCCGAACACAGCCACGATGGTGTTGGAGCGGGACAAGAAAAAAATATCCGTCACGGGCAGTTCCATCGGGGGCGGCTCGATCGTTTTGAACCAGGTCGACATCGACAACTTTTCGATGCGTTTGGATGCGCATCTGCCTATCTATTTCATCCATCAGAACACGCTCCAATACCATCTTTACAGCGAAGCGGAATGGCAGAATTATTTCGCATTCAAAGGCTACCCGCTGAACGATATCCGCATTTTCAGGGAGAGCGATACCGAATGGGTCATCCTCTATCTGGATACGGTCCCCACCAAAGAAATGATCTACGAAATCAACGAGCTGCCTTTCATCGAAAAGGCGATATTGATCAGTTAGGAAAGAAGGAATACCGCTTTGTACAATAAGATTGCAGAACTGGTGACCGCCGCGGAGGAAAGCGGCAAACCAATTTCCGAGTTGATGTTGCTGCAGGAAATGGCCAAAAGCCACCGGACGCGCGCGGAGATTTGGGAACAGATGCGCAATAATTACCACGTTATGAAAGCCGCAGTCGAAAAAGGCTTGGCAGGCGATGGCGTGTTTTCCCCCACCGGATTGACAGGCGGCGAAGCCGTGAAACTGCGCAACTACCGTCAACGCGGCAACACGCTTTCCGGCGACGACCTGCTGATCGCGGTGGAGAGTGCCATCGCCACGAACGAAGTCAATGCTTCCTTGGGCATCATCTGCGCCACACCGACTGCCGGCTCATCGGGGACTTTGCCCGGTGTGATGTTCGCCATCAAGGACAAACTTGGTCTGACGGAGGAGCAGATGGTCCAAATGCTGTTCTGCGCCAGCGGTT is a window from the uncultured Trichococcus sp. genome containing:
- a CDS encoding phosphomevalonate kinase translates to MTVTEASAPGKLFIAGEYAVVTPGHPSILVALDQFITVSLEEADTTGTIRSAQYGGLPIPWTREEDQLVIDQRENPFLYITEAVKVTERYIKESGIPLSYFHLSVKSELDNASGKKYGLGSSGAVTVATIKALLKFYAIDPEFELVYKLAALAHLSVKSNGSFGDIAASTYGGWIAYACFDREWVMQKANELTLTELLKTAWPQLMIRPLTPPANLRLVIGWTGSPASTTHLVDRVNDVRGGIDDFYKTFLEASKKCVNAMIAAFERNDLQAIQAGIRENRLLLQQLTTHTGVVIETPPLTQLCDLAEKNLGAAKSSGAGGGDCGIVIIDRQSGIIPLISEWEKVGIMNLPLHVFKYIRTAAPIEWKGASE
- the rpiA gene encoding ribose-5-phosphate isomerase RpiA; translation: MELKELVGLKAAEYIKDGMTVGLGTGSTAYYFVKEIGRRVNEEGLNITGVTTSIQTKELAESLGIPLKSVDEVSCIDITVDGADEISEDFQGIKGGGGALLFEKIVADNSKKVIWIVDESKMVKHLGAFPLPVEVVCYGSIQLFNKFNERGYNPEFRKTTNGDYYLTDEKNNIIDLHLGEILDPKALAEELIHLTGVVEHGLFLDCVDTVLVGTKDGVKVIEAKR
- the mvk gene encoding mevalonate kinase, which produces MIKTRCSTGKSHGKIILMGEHAVVHGEPSIALPFPAVEMTATVCEADGPLTIDCSYYNGIAAEMPEILESMRTAIQSALAELQVSSDNLAISLASTIPAERGMGSSAAVSVALTRALFAYFGKPLDQDTLLRLVNISEMVAHGNPSGLDAATASGDNPLFYIKGQPFEAFPLNLKAYMIVGDTGVTGQTKEAVASIAAKLNGENPQPYRDAITRLGSFAQSAKSAIEANDPPQLGQLMNQAHEVLSFLEVSSPDLDRLVSEARSAGALGAKLTGGGRGGCMIALADTRSEAERIEAAIRQAGAIRTWIYLMGGTENA
- a CDS encoding pyrimidine-nucleoside phosphorylase, coding for MRMVDLIIKKQEGKALTKEEIRFIIEGYTDGSIPDYQMSAWAMAVFFQDMTDEERMELTMAMAESGDQIDLSAIAGIKVDKHSTGGVGDTTTLVLAPLVASCGVPVAKMSGRGLGHTGGTLDKLESIPGFHVEIDEATFASIVNENKVAVIGQSGNLCPADKKLYALRDVTGTVNSLPLIASSIMCKKIAAGADAIVLDVKTGAGAFMKTEEDARALAHAMVKIGNLAGRKTMAIISDMSQPLGVAVGNALEVEVAIETLKGNGPKDLEALCIELGSQMVYLGGKTADLAEARELVTENLRNGKALEKFIVFIASQGGNPAVVDDYSLMPQASFQKEVLAEESGYVTEIVADDIGVAAMLLGAGRATKESTIDLAAGLKILKKVGDPVQKGEAIVRMFANKADFGPTEKLIQEAYSIGEERKEITLIHGVITD
- a CDS encoding serine dehydratase beta chain encodes the protein MSHTFRSIFDIIGPVMVGPSSSHTAGALALGKAAAQLFEVKPKKVTIHYYESFADTHLGHGTDFAILGGILGFAADDPMIPQSLKMAESQKIAVTFIEEIGDSPVGHPNTATMVLERDKKKISVTGSSIGGGSIVLNQVDIDNFSMRLDAHLPIYFIHQNTLQYHLYSEAEWQNYFAFKGYPLNDIRIFRESDTEWVILYLDTVPTKEMIYEINELPFIEKAILIS
- a CDS encoding MgtC/SapB family protein → MYAISTLEITMRLLAAVFVGGIIGYEREENRQAAGLRTNIIVSVSACLITLIQLEIGYYSLNLAIANPDVASSITVDFTRIIAQIVSGIGFLGAGTILITKRDTVTGLTSAATIWTVAGLGIAVGMGYYFLSFIGCLILYIVLHIIKKIRTSIGGLHVEIRYRHQDLKKAIELFLSENNIETSDMKFLIENPETEQPNYIVIYGIDLPHYYKKKDLVNDLMSMSKDITKVTFDQ
- the trpX gene encoding tryptophan ABC transporter substrate-binding protein, yielding MMMNNGMKNMLRMSSVLAIGLLAACGNTASESDSSAATTESEQEQVYIGILQLTTHPALDQITEGILDELAAAGYVDGENATIDFQNAQGDQANMKSIAESFVSHDADIMIGVATPAAQALKNASDEIPVILGAVQDPVGAGLVESLEVPGSNATGLSNRTPSDEQMALIKQFLPDATTIGVMYTTAEDNAIISGQRAEQAAADLGFEVVTKTITTTNDIAQAAESLAKEVDAIYVPNDNVIASGMATLVDAADAFGIPVFPAADTMVKDGGVATFAPSQYGMGTQIGQIAIDILKGADPATYPVQLVKENSVYINQAKVDELGLTIPEEVKADAVFVELAE
- the mvaD gene encoding diphosphomevalonate decarboxylase, translated to MPNKAYVRAHTNIALIKYWGKRDETYFLPMNSSLSMTLDKLYTDTMVVFDEAFQQDSFWLNGEKQGEKETQKISKFLDLFREEKKTAMRAHVESINHVPTAAGLASSASAFAALAGAANLALGLDLDPQRLSTFARRGSGSATRSIYGGFVEWDMGTCSDDSFAVPVDDAGWDIGMVIVAVNQQAKEVSSRIGMKRTVETSPFYPAWVESAKKDIQDIKAAITAKDFIRLGEITEANGMKMHGTMLGAEPPFSYWEPDSIVAIKTAQALRKQGIPCYVTMDAGPNVKVLCRLSQAETIKEALLEHFTEDKLIITKPGKGIRELTAAERAVYNWND
- the fni gene encoding type 2 isopentenyl-diphosphate Delta-isomerase, which codes for MTLDSNRKDQHVDLAEKQYEPAVLSDFGKMRFVHHSLPNLKVADISLQTEMAGMTLAAPFYINGMTGGSERTKQINADLATVAKMTGLAMASGSVSAALKDPSVSDSFSIIRKVNPNGRIFANIGAHHSLENAKRAVAILEADALQIHINAPQEMIMPEGDRDFTMWLRQIEEITAHVGVPVIVKEVGFGMSRETIGQLIDVGVHTIDVSGKGGTNFAAIENARRTAIAYDELENWGQSTLISLLEADVHRGKAEFLASGGIKTPLDIVKALSLGAKAAGLSGQFLHMVLSDGPEQTAETIEAWKQQITTVMAILGKTSVADLTRTDLIFQRDILDWCDMRGIDCRQYANRSVKQ
- a CDS encoding AzlC family ABC transporter permease, with the protein product MSKKEWLAGMKAIYPVCFGYIPMGLACGVLLQQAGYHWLAVMLMSLLIYGGAAQFMVASMTVAGAGLLEMVIMIFFINLRHLLMSSSLAQRIREKSTAFGVFFAQTITDESFAVNTLYFKTDGMWNPTKAMAANITAYSTWILSTGIGAMAGKSIALSPVVMNYILIAMFIFLLISQIENRIVFWTAVFSGIAAVLLMNLLRHNIAIVLTSILASGFGLYLQNKKDDKEGILRG
- a CDS encoding AzlD domain-containing protein, encoding MDDKALWLILGGGLVTFLPRWLPIVALKNARIPIWFQKWMSFLPVSIFSALIASDIFFWEGNVSLNAMENAKLLPSLVTAAVAYYSKNMILSVIVGIVGISLMVWAL